The following are from one region of the Paenibacillus antri genome:
- a CDS encoding non-homologous end joining protein Ku encodes MHTIWKGTISIGMVQVPVKLYSALEDRDIALHYIHKPCGSQLQNVRKCSKCNSEVDWGEVGKGYQYENDRMVIIEKEELDQIANDKSKQVLVYEFVKDTEVDPIFVEKTYYMGPEQVGVNAYYLFLHALKTTGKVAISKFTMRSKTHLALIRAKDNCLLLETMHYSDEVRDITHVPNLVPDYSIKRSELLLAKKLIEFMTGKFELTNYNDEYRAQLISLIEKKAAGEKFAPERLESAPNIVDLVTALQESIRTHSKKSDDAPVTRKQKPKTKKIIKHPEDNDMTESVS; translated from the coding sequence ATGCACACGATATGGAAAGGTACGATCAGCATCGGGATGGTCCAAGTTCCCGTAAAATTATATTCTGCTCTGGAGGACCGAGATATCGCGTTGCACTACATCCATAAACCTTGCGGCAGCCAGCTGCAAAACGTCAGGAAATGCAGCAAGTGCAATAGCGAAGTCGATTGGGGTGAAGTAGGGAAAGGGTACCAGTACGAGAATGACCGTATGGTGATCATTGAAAAGGAAGAACTGGACCAAATCGCAAATGACAAATCCAAGCAAGTACTCGTATACGAATTTGTGAAAGACACCGAAGTCGATCCTATTTTCGTTGAAAAAACTTATTACATGGGACCGGAACAGGTTGGCGTGAACGCATATTATTTGTTCCTACACGCGTTAAAGACGACGGGTAAAGTGGCAATAAGTAAATTTACAATGCGATCTAAGACGCACCTGGCTTTAATCCGTGCAAAAGATAATTGTTTACTGCTTGAAACCATGCATTATAGCGACGAGGTTAGGGATATTACGCATGTACCAAACCTTGTCCCTGATTATTCCATAAAACGCTCAGAGTTACTGTTAGCCAAGAAGCTCATAGAATTTATGACCGGTAAATTTGAGCTTACGAATTACAATGACGAATACAGAGCTCAGCTTATTAGTTTAATCGAAAAAAAGGCAGCTGGTGAGAAGTTCGCTCCTGAACGCTTAGAATCAGCACCAAATATCGTCGACCTGGTTACAGCCCTCCAAGAAAGCATTCGAACCCACTCCAAGAAGAGCGATGACGCACCAGTGACCCGCAAACAAAAACCAAAAACAAAAAAGATTATTAAACACCCGGAAGATAATGACATGACGGAATCCGTTTCTTAA